In Thermoanaerobacterium xylanolyticum LX-11, the genomic window TCGAGTTTACGGCTTAGGTCAAGAATCATCTCGTATTTTACTTCTTCTTGCTTTATCAAATCATCAAGTTCATCTCGTAAATTGCTAATCTGTTCTTCCAATGTAGATATCTTATTGTACATCATTAGTTCCCCTTTTCTAAAAATCGCATATACAATTTTATCATTAGGAACCAAAAAATTCAATAGGATAATGTAGAAATTTCATCTAATTTTTTCCACTAATTTTGACAACTTCTCGAATATATCTACTATATCTCGTCCATATTCTATCTCCCAATCTTCACATCCCTCGCTAACTGTCAAAATTTCGCCATTACTAATACATCTTAATATGTCATCATTTGAAATTTTTTGCCTAATTTTTTCCAACAAGTCTTTTAACGATGACGTTTCAATGTTTTCCATTTTAGCTCAACTCCTATAGAATATTCTAACTATAGTTATATATTCTATAAATGTTATTATTTTCCTGCATGCTTCTTAAATTTTTTTTAATATTTTGATATCAAGTTAACTGCTTTGTCTAACGCTAATCCCACTTTCTCAACTTTACCACTTCCTTGGCATATTTTTTGATTACCTCCACC contains:
- a CDS encoding aspartyl-phosphate phosphatase Spo0E family protein — translated: MYNKISTLEEQISNLRDELDDLIKQEEVKYEMILDLSRKLDDLIVLYCTTKSKKYRTNGDIVQ